From a region of the Spelaeicoccus albus genome:
- the narJ gene encoding nitrate reductase molybdenum cofactor assembly chaperone has translation MSPRVPTLKYSDDQLVRAWQAASILMDYPDEDLPGRLDLLGEVASSLPEKLGSSLVTTIEHLRNRSLVDVQGDYVETFDTRRRGCLFLTYFSNGETRKRGLALLRIKQVYTKAGLVLTDDQLPDHLCVVLEFAATTDLRAGLKIILDNRAGLELLRLHLADIDSPWLGALETVCRTLPALKGKDYEAVQRLAAEGPPDEEVGLEPYGAAALSATPGGMP, from the coding sequence ATGAGTCCGCGCGTGCCGACCTTGAAGTATTCCGACGACCAGCTGGTGCGGGCGTGGCAGGCCGCGTCCATCCTGATGGATTATCCCGACGAGGATCTGCCGGGCCGGCTCGATCTACTCGGTGAGGTCGCGTCGAGCTTGCCGGAAAAACTCGGCTCATCGCTTGTGACAACCATCGAGCATTTACGGAATCGGTCGCTGGTCGACGTGCAAGGCGACTACGTCGAGACATTCGATACCAGGCGCCGCGGTTGCCTGTTCCTCACCTATTTCTCCAACGGCGAGACCAGGAAGCGGGGTTTGGCGCTGCTGCGGATCAAGCAGGTGTACACGAAGGCCGGGCTGGTCCTGACCGACGACCAACTGCCGGACCACCTGTGCGTCGTTCTCGAGTTCGCCGCCACAACCGATCTGCGGGCCGGCCTGAAGATCATCCTCGACAACCGCGCGGGCCTGGAGCTGTTGCGCCTGCACCTGGCCGATATCGACTCGCCGTGGCTCGGGGCCCTGGAGACCGTGTGCAGGACGCTTCCGGCGTTGAAGGGTAAGGACTACGAGGCGGTGCAACGGCTTGCGGCCGAGGGGCCGCCGGACGAAGAGGTTGGTCTCGAACCGTACGGCGCGGCCGCGCTGAGCGCTACTCCCGGAGGAATGCCATGA